One window of the Asticcacaulis sp. SL142 genome contains the following:
- a CDS encoding nucleoside hydrolase → MDQGKNTVTSLPRRRLLTTSLALTGLALFTHKAEALTSLPRQRVIIDNDFSGDPDGLFQLAHHLASPSIEIPLVIGSHIHVNDFLDSSTTQADNAVVKVTKIYGLMQLTHQPPVVAGYNAASPKGATPRKTQAAERIITEAMRDDTQLPLYYAAGAGLTELAEALKLEPKIGKRMKLVWIGGYEHGDLLPDVPPRRDSEYNTTINLEAVKTVFNDSDIEIWQVPRNVYRQLNISHAELISGLRPAGKLGAYLLTELEKVMSKVKNLGETYILGDSPLVTLTALQSSFDPDSYSSAYVVRPTPLITDAARYADNPHGRQMRVYLNIDTRLTFADMFAKFASAAR, encoded by the coding sequence ATGGATCAGGGCAAAAATACCGTCACGTCGCTGCCCAGACGCCGGTTGCTGACAACCAGTTTGGCGCTTACTGGGCTCGCTCTTTTTACTCACAAAGCCGAAGCCCTGACCAGTTTGCCGCGGCAGCGCGTTATCATTGATAATGACTTTTCAGGTGACCCTGATGGTTTGTTTCAACTGGCGCACCATCTGGCCTCACCGTCTATCGAAATTCCGCTGGTTATTGGCTCCCATATCCACGTCAACGACTTTCTGGATAGCTCAACGACTCAGGCTGATAATGCGGTGGTTAAGGTCACAAAGATTTACGGCCTGATGCAGCTTACCCATCAGCCGCCCGTCGTCGCCGGATATAATGCCGCCTCGCCAAAGGGCGCCACGCCCCGGAAAACTCAGGCAGCTGAGCGCATCATTACCGAAGCGATGCGTGACGACACCCAACTGCCGCTTTACTATGCCGCCGGGGCAGGGCTTACCGAATTGGCCGAGGCGTTGAAACTGGAGCCTAAAATCGGCAAGCGAATGAAGCTTGTCTGGATTGGCGGTTATGAACATGGTGACCTTCTGCCTGATGTCCCTCCCAGACGGGATTCAGAATATAATACAACGATTAATTTGGAGGCCGTTAAGACGGTGTTCAATGACTCGGACATCGAAATCTGGCAGGTGCCGCGCAATGTCTATCGCCAGCTTAACATCAGCCATGCTGAATTGATTTCAGGCCTGCGCCCCGCAGGCAAGCTTGGGGCATATCTTCTAACCGAACTCGAAAAGGTAATGTCTAAGGTCAAAAACCTTGGCGAGACCTATATTTTGGGTGACAGCCCCTTGGTGACGCTAACCGCCCTGCAATCCTCATTCGATCCCGATAGCTACTCAAGTGCCTATGTGGTCAGGCCAACACCTCTGATTACAGATGCGGCGCGCTATGCCGACAACCCGCACGGACGCCAGATGCGGGTCTATCTGAATATAGATACCCGCCTGACCTTCGCCGATATGTTCGCAAAGTTTGCATCGGCTGCCAGATAG
- a CDS encoding aminotransferase class I/II-fold pyridoxal phosphate-dependent enzyme has translation MADDIHGPSRRAVATILALGASAAQFVRPALAQPVTVKADVRIDANEHPEGPITQAVAAAAAALSKSNRYAPGTEREDLITTLAAIDGVAPDMVVPWPGSSDPLYRLVRAYSSATRGLVVAAPVFEMAAGIATDAGYKVTHVPVRPSDLAHDVKAMLAADPDAGLYYICNPNNPVGTLTPLADIEWLAAHIKPDAILLIDEAYIDYTPTQKSTALLAKYPNVVILRTFSKVYGMAGMRMGYTLAIPDLIKPLMDWGSPSPYMLPVPAIAAATASLKNYGEITKRVEAISVTRDWTIARLNALGYTSTKGLCNCFMVDWRTPAKPVQQAILTKGVAIGRNWPVWPNMSRITVGTPAEMKAFIAAVEAVKP, from the coding sequence ATGGCAGACGATATTCACGGACCTTCGCGGCGGGCGGTCGCGACCATTCTGGCTTTGGGTGCCAGCGCGGCACAGTTTGTCAGACCGGCTCTGGCCCAACCGGTGACGGTCAAGGCTGATGTCCGGATTGACGCCAATGAACACCCGGAAGGCCCAATTACGCAGGCGGTGGCCGCCGCCGCTGCCGCCCTGTCGAAATCCAACCGCTATGCGCCGGGGACCGAGCGCGAAGACCTGATCACAACCCTCGCCGCCATTGACGGCGTGGCACCGGACATGGTCGTGCCCTGGCCCGGATCGTCCGACCCGCTGTACCGCCTCGTGCGCGCCTATAGCTCAGCCACGCGCGGGCTGGTGGTCGCCGCCCCTGTCTTTGAAATGGCGGCTGGCATTGCCACCGATGCCGGATATAAGGTCACCCATGTGCCGGTGCGCCCGTCGGATCTGGCCCACGATGTCAAGGCCATGCTGGCCGCCGATCCGGATGCAGGCCTCTATTACATCTGCAATCCCAACAATCCGGTCGGCACCCTGACGCCTCTGGCCGACATCGAATGGCTGGCGGCCCATATCAAACCCGATGCTATATTGCTGATTGATGAGGCCTATATCGACTATACGCCGACGCAGAAATCGACGGCCCTGTTGGCGAAATACCCCAATGTCGTCATTTTGCGGACCTTCTCAAAGGTATATGGCATGGCCGGGATGCGCATGGGCTATACTTTGGCCATACCCGACCTGATCAAGCCGCTGATGGACTGGGGCAGCCCCTCGCCCTACATGCTGCCGGTCCCGGCGATTGCGGCAGCCACGGCTTCGCTCAAAAACTACGGTGAGATCACCAAACGGGTCGAGGCGATCAGTGTCACCCGCGACTGGACCATCGCCCGCCTGAATGCGCTGGGCTATACATCGACCAAGGGCCTGTGTAACTGCTTTATGGTCGACTGGCGCACCCCCGCCAAGCCGGTACAGCAGGCGATATTGACCAAAGGCGTCGCCATCGGCCGCAACTGGCCGGTATGGCCGAACATGAGCCGCATCACGGTCGGCACCCCGGCAGAAATGAAGGCCTTTATCGCGGCGGTCGAGGCGGTGAAACCGTAA
- the argB gene encoding acetylglutamate kinase: MIKQTQSDTELEEKGWATAKTLAEALPYIQIYDREIVTIKYGGHAMGDEAVAKLFAGDIVLLKLLGISPVVVHGGGPQISAMLNRAGVKSTFVDGLRVTDDATMEIAEMVLSGAVNKEIANWITRAGREADVRGVGLSGKDAGLLMVEKATRVKKDPDSMIEQVVDLGYVGEPKVVDDKLLRTLINDPEHDYVPVIAPIGVAEDGLTYNINADTVAGAVAGKLNAKRMLLLTDIAGVLDGDKDLIRQMTVSEARQLIEDGVAVGGMIPKLETAISAVEAGVEAVVILDGRRPHAMLVELFTEHGAGTLITRDPVS; encoded by the coding sequence ATGATCAAGCAAACCCAATCCGACACCGAACTCGAAGAAAAAGGCTGGGCGACGGCAAAAACCCTGGCCGAAGCCCTGCCCTATATCCAGATCTATGATCGGGAGATCGTGACCATAAAGTACGGCGGTCACGCCATGGGCGATGAGGCGGTGGCTAAACTGTTCGCGGGCGATATCGTGCTGCTGAAACTGCTCGGTATTTCTCCGGTGGTGGTCCACGGCGGCGGGCCGCAGATTTCGGCCATGCTCAATCGGGCGGGCGTCAAATCGACCTTCGTGGACGGCCTGCGCGTCACCGATGATGCGACCATGGAAATCGCCGAAATGGTGCTGTCCGGCGCGGTCAACAAGGAAATCGCCAACTGGATCACCCGCGCCGGCCGGGAAGCCGATGTGCGCGGCGTCGGCCTGTCCGGGAAGGACGCCGGACTGCTGATGGTCGAAAAAGCCACCCGCGTCAAAAAAGACCCGGATTCGATGATCGAGCAGGTCGTCGATCTGGGCTATGTCGGTGAGCCAAAGGTGGTGGACGATAAGTTGCTCCGCACACTGATCAACGATCCTGAGCATGATTATGTGCCGGTGATTGCGCCGATTGGTGTCGCCGAAGACGGCCTGACCTACAACATCAATGCTGATACGGTCGCGGGTGCTGTGGCCGGTAAGCTTAACGCCAAGCGTATGTTGCTGCTGACCGATATTGCCGGCGTTCTGGATGGTGACAAAGACCTGATCCGCCAGATGACGGTGTCTGAGGCCCGCCAACTGATCGAAGACGGCGTGGCCGTCGGCGGTATGATCCCCAAGCTTGAAACCGCCATCAGCGCGGTCGAAGCGGGGGTTGAGGCTGTGGTTATCCTGGATGGCCGCCGCCCTCACGCTATGCTGGTTGAGTTGTTCACCGAACATGGGGCAGGCACACTGATCACCCGCGATCCGGTTAGTTAA
- the yihA gene encoding ribosome biogenesis GTP-binding protein YihA/YsxC, with the protein MTEPLYSEDVLEAARIQFARPVRFLMGAAQIEQLPPDDLPEVAFAGRSNVGKSSLINALVGQNHLARASNEPGRTREVNFFVLEEKLRLVDLPGYGWARASKTTVKKFQNLGRDYLRGRPSLKRAYLLIDARHGLKSVDNEPMDALDLAAVSYQIILTKADKIKPAELEKVVAESQNAIKKRPAAHPLVIATSSEKGLGIPELRAEIMMACGVTL; encoded by the coding sequence TTGACCGAGCCGCTTTACAGCGAAGACGTTCTGGAGGCCGCGCGGATACAGTTCGCGCGGCCTGTCCGCTTTCTCATGGGCGCGGCCCAGATTGAGCAGTTGCCACCCGACGACCTGCCGGAAGTGGCCTTTGCCGGACGCTCAAATGTCGGCAAATCCAGCCTGATCAACGCGCTGGTCGGGCAAAACCATCTGGCGCGGGCTTCCAATGAGCCCGGCCGCACGCGCGAGGTCAATTTCTTCGTGCTGGAGGAAAAGCTGCGTCTGGTCGATCTGCCCGGCTACGGCTGGGCGCGCGCGTCCAAGACCACCGTCAAGAAGTTCCAGAATCTGGGCCGTGATTACCTGCGTGGTCGCCCCAGCCTTAAGCGCGCCTATCTGCTGATCGATGCCCGTCATGGCCTGAAAAGCGTGGATAATGAGCCTATGGATGCGCTCGATCTGGCCGCCGTCAGCTATCAGATCATCCTGACCAAGGCCGATAAGATCAAGCCTGCGGAATTGGAAAAGGTCGTGGCCGAAAGCCAGAACGCCATCAAAAAGCGTCCGGCCGCCCACCCGCTCGTGATCGCCACCTCTTCGGAAAAAGGCTTAGGCATCCCCGAACTGCGCGCCGAAATCATGATGGCGTGCGGGGTTACGCTTTAG
- a CDS encoding pyrimidine 5'-nucleotidase, with the protein MISQLRDTQVWLFDLDNTLYPPEAEVMALVEGKMTAFVMRQTNLSRDEAYQLQKSYLYEHGTTLAGLMAHHQIDPYAFLNEVHDVSLDGLLPDEALNAAIAGLEGRKLVFTNGDEHHAYRILDKLGMTHLFEDVFHLGHADLIPKPNLATFHRMMQKHAVVAEQSVFFEDSPKNLKPAAELGMTTVLVGPHAAANADDFVHHRSPSLKIFLHTD; encoded by the coding sequence ATGATCAGTCAGTTGCGCGATACTCAAGTCTGGCTGTTCGACCTCGATAATACGCTGTATCCGCCCGAAGCCGAGGTCATGGCGCTGGTCGAAGGCAAGATGACCGCCTTTGTGATGCGCCAAACCAACCTGTCGCGCGACGAAGCTTACCAGCTCCAGAAATCATACCTGTATGAGCATGGCACGACTTTGGCCGGGCTGATGGCCCATCATCAGATCGATCCCTATGCGTTTCTGAACGAAGTCCATGATGTCAGTCTGGATGGCCTGCTGCCAGATGAGGCGTTGAACGCGGCCATTGCGGGTTTAGAGGGCCGTAAGCTGGTGTTCACCAATGGCGACGAGCACCACGCCTATCGCATCCTGGATAAACTGGGCATGACGCACCTGTTTGAGGATGTCTTTCATCTGGGTCATGCCGACCTGATCCCTAAGCCAAATCTGGCCACCTTTCACCGCATGATGCAAAAGCACGCCGTGGTGGCCGAGCAGTCAGTGTTTTTTGAGGACAGCCCCAAGAACCTCAAACCGGCGGCAGAGCTTGGGATGACTACGGTTCTGGTCGGGCCACATGCGGCGGCCAATGCCGATGATTTTGTTCATCACCGCAGTCCGTCGCTTAAAATTTTCCTGCATACGGATTAA
- the dapD gene encoding 2,3,4,5-tetrahydropyridine-2,6-dicarboxylate N-succinyltransferase: protein MSDLAAFHDDIEAAWAVRDTLTPAYHGPYRDAVEKALGLLDNGRFRVAEKIDGVWVTHEWLKKAVLLSFRLSANHLMHTGRGLFEQAPIGPFWDKVPNKFAKWKADDFTDAGFRAVPGAIVRHGAFISKNVVLMPSFVNIGAYVGEGSMVDGWSTVGSCAQIGKNVHLSGGVGIGGVLEPLQATPTIIEDDCFIGARSEVAEGVIVEQGSVLAMGVYLSGSTKIVNRETGEIHRGRVPAYSVVVPGTLPDPKGGPSLYCAVIVKTVDAQTRSKTGINELLRD from the coding sequence ATGTCTGATCTTGCCGCCTTTCACGACGATATCGAAGCCGCCTGGGCGGTACGCGATACGCTGACACCCGCCTATCACGGCCCCTATCGTGACGCGGTCGAAAAGGCGCTCGGCCTGCTCGACAATGGCCGGTTCCGTGTGGCTGAAAAGATCGACGGCGTTTGGGTCACCCACGAATGGCTGAAGAAAGCCGTCCTTTTGTCGTTCCGCCTGAGCGCCAATCACCTGATGCACACCGGCCGCGGTTTGTTCGAGCAGGCCCCGATCGGCCCGTTCTGGGATAAGGTGCCCAATAAGTTCGCCAAGTGGAAGGCTGATGACTTCACCGACGCCGGTTTCCGCGCCGTGCCGGGTGCCATTGTCCGTCACGGGGCATTTATCTCCAAGAACGTCGTCCTGATGCCCTCGTTTGTAAACATCGGGGCCTATGTTGGCGAAGGCTCGATGGTCGACGGCTGGTCAACAGTCGGTTCCTGCGCCCAGATCGGCAAGAACGTCCACCTGTCGGGCGGCGTCGGCATTGGCGGGGTGCTGGAACCGCTGCAGGCCACCCCTACCATTATCGAAGACGACTGCTTCATCGGCGCGCGCTCCGAAGTGGCCGAGGGCGTCATCGTGGAACAGGGCTCGGTGCTGGCCATGGGCGTTTACCTGTCGGGTTCAACCAAGATCGTCAACCGTGAGACCGGCGAAATTCACCGTGGCCGCGTGCCTGCCTATTCGGTCGTTGTGCCCGGCACCTTACCTGACCCCAAGGGTGGCCCGTCGCTCTACTGCGCCGTCATCGTCAAGACGGTCGATGCCCAAACCCGCTCCAAGACCGGCATCAACGAGCTTCTGCGCGACTAA
- a CDS encoding DUF2145 domain-containing protein → MIGHKHLLPLCAALLIAAPAMAAQPTQGDSGFSARTVSAHLTAPQAADFAKQIENNLAAKGARLAIVFRTGRTRDKLPDGISYTHGAFWAYGNTSLTDGRVIKGYGVNNLYHGDGTTLPTNQSYLKQDFPLDFVRGTAVDDVAVIIPSPEMQRRILQIMASSQYEALHIRDYALVANPLTAKYQNCNEFMLDVIASGAWETTNYSQIKANLSAHYQPTPVKTNFLQRTFGPMADDRLQLDDHKGQIRTATYESMAKFMKDQGLLQEAYVINREAAK, encoded by the coding sequence ATGATCGGTCATAAACACCTTTTGCCATTATGCGCTGCCCTGCTGATCGCCGCACCCGCCATGGCCGCCCAGCCCACTCAGGGCGACTCCGGCTTTAGTGCACGCACCGTATCGGCCCATCTGACAGCACCGCAAGCCGCCGATTTCGCCAAGCAGATCGAGAATAATCTGGCGGCCAAAGGTGCTCGTTTAGCCATCGTGTTTCGCACCGGTCGTACCCGCGACAAATTGCCGGACGGCATTTCCTACACCCACGGCGCCTTTTGGGCCTATGGCAATACGTCCCTGACCGACGGGCGGGTGATTAAGGGCTACGGCGTCAATAATCTCTATCACGGCGACGGCACAACGCTGCCGACCAATCAGTCCTATCTGAAACAGGATTTCCCGCTCGATTTCGTGCGCGGCACGGCGGTTGATGATGTGGCGGTGATCATCCCAAGCCCTGAAATGCAAAGACGCATCCTGCAAATTATGGCCTCATCGCAGTATGAGGCCCTGCACATCCGCGACTATGCGCTGGTGGCCAATCCGCTCACTGCCAAATACCAGAACTGCAATGAGTTCATGCTGGATGTCATCGCATCTGGGGCGTGGGAAACTACCAACTATTCCCAGATCAAGGCCAACCTCAGCGCCCACTATCAGCCGACGCCGGTAAAAACCAACTTCCTGCAGCGAACCTTCGGCCCCATGGCCGACGATCGGCTGCAACTGGATGACCACAAGGGCCAAATCCGCACTGCCACCTATGAGAGCATGGCTAAGTTCATGAAGGATCAAGGCCTTCTTCAAGAAGCCTATGTGATTAATCGCGAGGCGGCAAAATAG